The following proteins are encoded in a genomic region of Myxococcota bacterium:
- the fdhD gene encoding formate dehydrogenase accessory sulfurtransferase FdhD, producing MSQDDDGHAWATTSVVRFGPDGSAPGPDAVAREEPLEIQLGGTALAVVMRTPGHDRELALGFLRTERVIESVEQVVSVRHCRHAADPASADNVVRVVLREDVRVDWEALRRHFYASSSCGLCGKATIDNALAVAPPLEDDAAFHAAWLTSLPVQLERAQRGFARTGGLHAAALFAPDGSHLVTREDVGRHNAVDKVLGWALRHARTSLAGHVLLVSGRVSFEIVQKALAARIPLVAGVSAPSSLAIEFAERARLTLVGFLRGPRFNVYGDVSRVQGATGERVEADGEAGERVERVTQRGHDA from the coding sequence GTGAGCCAAGACGACGACGGCCACGCCTGGGCCACCACGTCGGTGGTGCGCTTCGGGCCCGATGGATCCGCGCCCGGGCCGGACGCGGTGGCGCGGGAGGAGCCTCTCGAGATCCAGCTCGGCGGCACGGCGTTGGCGGTCGTGATGCGGACTCCAGGCCACGACCGGGAGCTCGCCCTGGGCTTCCTCCGCACCGAGCGCGTGATCGAATCGGTCGAGCAGGTGGTGTCGGTACGCCACTGCCGTCACGCCGCGGACCCGGCGAGCGCCGACAACGTGGTGCGTGTGGTGCTTCGCGAGGACGTGCGCGTCGACTGGGAAGCCCTGCGGCGCCACTTCTACGCCAGCAGCAGTTGCGGGCTCTGCGGCAAGGCCACCATCGACAACGCCCTCGCGGTGGCACCGCCCTTGGAGGATGACGCCGCGTTCCACGCGGCGTGGTTGACGAGCCTGCCTGTGCAACTCGAGCGCGCACAGCGGGGCTTCGCGCGTACCGGAGGACTGCACGCCGCCGCGCTGTTCGCCCCGGATGGATCCCACCTGGTGACGCGCGAAGACGTCGGTCGACACAACGCCGTCGACAAAGTGCTGGGCTGGGCGTTGCGGCACGCGCGCACTTCGCTCGCGGGTCACGTCTTGCTGGTGTCGGGTCGGGTCTCCTTCGAGATCGTGCAGAAGGCGTTGGCCGCGCGCATTCCCCTCGTCGCGGGCGTGTCGGCTCCGTCATCGCTCGCGATCGAGTTCGCGGAGCGCGCCCGGTTGACCCTGGTCGGTTTCTTGCGGGGCCCGCGATTCAACGTGTACGGTGACGTTTCGCGCGTGCAGGGGGCGACAGGTGAGCGAGTCGAAGCCGACGGCGAGGCAGGGGAGCGGGTCGAGCGCGTCACCCAGCGAGGCCACGACGCCTGA
- a CDS encoding FdhF/YdeP family oxidoreductase, whose translation MSRAAAPGSDPADRAPAGGFGSIVSTLRTSQRELGPLRALRVLGDVNQNHGFDCPGCAWPDPRERATTEFCENGAKAVAHEATTKRLRPEFWKAWSLASLQEQSDHWLEQQGRLTEPLHRPAGADHYEPISWDAAIQGIAQKLRGLPSPDQAVFYTSGRTSNEAAFLYQLLARCFGTNNLPDCSNLCHESSGVGLTDAIGVGKGTVGLEDFEIADLIFVIGQNPGTNHPRMLSALQAAKRRGAQIVAINPLRERGLVRFAHPQEPLAWLGRGTPIADHYLQVRVGGDVALLKGLALAVLELEDARPGQVLDRAFLRAHTAGFEAWQRDLRAQDRATLERRSGISAEQMRSVAELYARSERVIACWAMGITQHRHGVANVQEIMNLLLLRGNIGVPGAGACPVRGHSNVQGDRTVGITEKPGAGFLDALAREFDFEPPREPGHDVVASIRAMREGRVRAFVGMGGNFAAASPDTEVTALALRQCELTVQVSTKLNRSHVVCGHEAYILPCLGRTERDDQFAGTQFVSVENSMSVVHRSQGSLAPASESLRSEPAIVAALAQAILDDSAAVPWGPFASNYDRIRDAIEHTVPGFEDYNQRVRAPDGFVLPSGARSRRFDTPDGRAQFRVHALPEDAVDPDRFRLTTIRSHDQFNTTVYGLDDRYRGVEGDRRVVFLHPEDLRAHALAPGDRVDLTSHFEGETRTLRGFKACEYDLPRGCAATYFPEANPLVPIGSFAEGSHTPSYKSIEVSITAARSS comes from the coding sequence GTGTCGCGCGCTGCGGCTCCGGGCAGCGATCCCGCCGACCGCGCACCTGCCGGCGGTTTCGGCTCCATCGTATCCACGTTGCGCACGAGCCAGCGCGAGCTCGGTCCGCTGCGCGCCTTGCGCGTGCTGGGCGACGTGAACCAGAACCACGGCTTCGACTGTCCGGGCTGCGCCTGGCCCGACCCCCGCGAGCGCGCGACGACCGAGTTCTGCGAGAACGGCGCGAAGGCGGTGGCCCACGAGGCCACCACGAAGCGGCTGCGTCCCGAGTTCTGGAAAGCCTGGTCGCTGGCCAGTCTGCAGGAGCAGAGCGACCACTGGCTCGAACAGCAGGGGCGCCTCACCGAACCGCTGCATCGTCCCGCGGGCGCGGATCACTACGAGCCGATCTCCTGGGACGCGGCGATCCAAGGCATCGCGCAGAAGCTGCGCGGGCTGCCGTCACCCGATCAGGCGGTCTTCTACACCTCGGGTCGCACCAGCAACGAGGCGGCGTTCCTCTATCAGCTCCTGGCGCGCTGCTTCGGCACCAACAACCTGCCCGACTGTTCGAATCTGTGTCACGAGTCGAGTGGCGTGGGGCTCACGGATGCGATCGGTGTCGGGAAGGGAACCGTCGGCCTCGAGGACTTCGAGATCGCCGACTTGATCTTCGTGATCGGGCAGAACCCGGGCACGAACCACCCGCGCATGCTCAGTGCGCTCCAGGCGGCGAAACGGCGCGGTGCCCAGATCGTCGCGATCAACCCGCTGCGCGAGCGCGGGCTCGTGCGCTTCGCCCACCCTCAAGAGCCTCTCGCCTGGCTCGGTCGCGGGACGCCGATCGCAGATCACTACCTGCAGGTGCGGGTGGGGGGCGATGTCGCGTTGCTGAAGGGGCTGGCGCTCGCGGTCCTCGAGCTCGAGGACGCACGCCCGGGCCAGGTGCTCGACCGCGCCTTCCTGCGCGCCCACACCGCCGGGTTCGAGGCCTGGCAGCGCGACCTGCGCGCGCAGGACCGCGCGACCCTCGAACGACGCAGCGGGATCTCCGCGGAGCAGATGCGCTCAGTGGCCGAGCTCTACGCACGCTCGGAGCGCGTGATCGCCTGCTGGGCGATGGGGATCACCCAGCACCGCCACGGCGTCGCCAACGTGCAGGAGATCATGAACCTGCTGCTGCTGCGGGGGAACATCGGGGTCCCCGGCGCCGGTGCGTGTCCCGTGCGCGGACACTCGAACGTGCAGGGCGATCGGACCGTCGGGATCACCGAAAAACCGGGCGCAGGCTTCCTCGACGCACTGGCCCGCGAGTTCGATTTCGAGCCGCCGCGCGAACCCGGCCACGACGTCGTCGCTTCGATCCGGGCCATGCGCGAGGGCCGCGTGCGCGCCTTCGTCGGCATGGGCGGGAACTTCGCCGCCGCGTCGCCGGACACCGAGGTGACGGCGCTGGCCCTGCGTCAGTGTGAGCTCACGGTCCAGGTGTCCACGAAGCTCAACCGCTCCCATGTGGTCTGCGGCCACGAGGCCTACATCCTTCCGTGTCTCGGCCGGACCGAGCGGGACGACCAGTTCGCGGGAACCCAGTTCGTGAGCGTCGAGAACTCGATGAGCGTGGTGCACCGCAGTCAGGGGTCGCTCGCTCCAGCCTCCGAGTCGCTCCGGAGCGAACCGGCGATCGTGGCGGCGCTGGCCCAGGCAATCCTCGACGACAGCGCCGCCGTGCCCTGGGGCCCCTTCGCTTCGAACTACGACCGGATTCGCGACGCCATCGAGCACACGGTCCCCGGCTTCGAAGACTACAACCAGCGCGTGCGCGCACCCGACGGCTTCGTGTTGCCGAGCGGCGCGCGCAGTCGGCGCTTCGACACGCCGGACGGCCGCGCCCAGTTCCGGGTGCACGCGCTTCCCGAAGACGCGGTCGATCCGGATCGCTTCCGGCTCACGACGATCCGCAGCCACGACCAGTTCAACACCACCGTCTACGGCCTGGACGATCGCTACCGCGGCGTCGAAGGCGATCGTCGCGTGGTCTTCCTGCACCCCGAAGACCTCCGCGCCCACGCACTCGCGCCCGGTGATCGCGTCGACCTCACCAGCCACTTCGAGGGCGAGACCCGCACGCTGCGCGGATTCAAGGCCTGCGAGTACGATCTGCCGCGCGGCTGCGCCGCCACCTACTTCCCCGAAGCGAACCCGCTCGTCCCGATCGGCAGCTTCGCCGAGGGGAGCCACACGCCGAGCTACAAGTCGATCGAGGTCTCGATCACCGCCGCGCGATCGAGCTGA
- a CDS encoding cation diffusion facilitator family transporter → MATQAGPGGHEHVGHAHGPADPAVSNQRPLSIALALAASYLVVELIGGWWTGSLALLADAGHMLSDVGALSLALFAAWVATRPADDRWTWGRSRAEILAALAQGVALVVVAVLISVEAFERFRAPQPVLGMGVLGIASGGLLVNVLALRVLGGGHEHSLNLRGAWLHVLSDALGSVGAMLAGFAIWAWGWTWADPAASLAISALVLFSAWHLIREAVDVLMEAAPRHVDVDAVRRGLGDLSGVSSVHDLHVWTLGQGQVALSCHLVVARPGLHEDLLTDAYTLLGNDHGIDHATIQIEPENLAHTSPRSICHGGCDPQEAA, encoded by the coding sequence ATGGCGACCCAAGCCGGCCCGGGAGGCCACGAACACGTCGGCCACGCCCACGGCCCGGCGGACCCGGCCGTCAGCAACCAGCGGCCCCTGAGCATCGCCCTCGCGCTGGCGGCGAGCTATCTGGTCGTCGAGCTCATCGGGGGCTGGTGGACCGGCTCGCTCGCCCTGCTGGCCGACGCCGGCCATATGCTCTCGGACGTCGGGGCCCTGTCGCTCGCCCTGTTCGCGGCCTGGGTGGCCACGCGCCCCGCGGATGATCGCTGGACCTGGGGGCGCTCGCGCGCCGAAATCCTCGCGGCCCTGGCCCAGGGCGTCGCGCTCGTGGTCGTCGCGGTGCTGATCAGCGTCGAGGCCTTCGAGCGCTTCCGAGCGCCGCAACCGGTGCTCGGGATGGGCGTGCTCGGAATCGCCAGCGGGGGCCTGCTCGTGAACGTGCTGGCCCTGCGCGTCCTCGGCGGAGGGCACGAGCACAGCCTGAACCTCCGCGGGGCCTGGCTCCACGTGCTTTCCGATGCGCTGGGAAGCGTCGGCGCCATGCTGGCGGGCTTCGCGATCTGGGCCTGGGGCTGGACCTGGGCCGACCCCGCCGCCTCCCTGGCGATCTCCGCCCTCGTCCTCTTCTCGGCGTGGCACCTGATCCGCGAGGCCGTCGACGTCCTGATGGAAGCCGCGCCGCGCCATGTCGACGTCGACGCGGTGCGACGCGGACTGGGCGACCTCAGCGGTGTGAGCAGCGTCCACGACCTTCACGTCTGGACCCTCGGCCAGGGGCAGGTCGCCCTCTCCTGCCACCTCGTCGTCGCGCGCCCCGGTCTGCACGAAGACCTGCTCACCGACGCCTACACCCTGCTCGGCAACGACCATGGCATCGATCACGCGACGATCCAGATCGAGCCCGAGAACCTGGCGCACACCTCGCCGCGCTCGATCTGCCACGGCGGTTGCGACCCCCAAGAGGCCGCCTGA
- a CDS encoding DnaJ domain-containing protein, whose protein sequence is MVAIPERGELAEIPLPKLLLDLASASFDGLLHLTREPHTKVFRFQRGAPISAESSLASETLGVQLLDQGLLDHDQYRQVSEHVSKRKVKEGAALLELGFIEPKKLFLALKEQVRTRLVDCFGWPRGSFVVEPQDAPSEKAQPFRVDLLTVIQDGIETHWSAENVMLALQPHLNETVARNRRLSRIQERLLWDDSVAALIDGLDGTRTFWRALQNAKTPRALAAAWLIDAIRAVDYSEPLPETEDTEEEPVLEIEPEIEIILTEEVQAEAADAAPTAEADDAGERGMDEVLMLEVSQKYVALADLDYYELLGIEQNAAPADIKNAYRAAAKRYHPDALARAGLDRETQEKAGKVFAAIGKAHSVLVDPNRRRSYDASLESDETDLDAERLAAAETNYRKGEILMRQGNFKGALEFLRPAVELWPEDATYQGALGWALFKAPPSDPIRARQHLERGYELEPRNAEVVMHLSVVLKALGEVAAASNLAQKAREIDPSVG, encoded by the coding sequence ATGGTGGCGATTCCGGAGAGGGGCGAACTCGCCGAGATTCCGCTTCCGAAGCTGCTGCTGGACCTCGCCAGCGCAAGCTTCGATGGGCTCCTGCATCTCACGCGCGAGCCCCACACCAAGGTGTTCCGCTTTCAGCGGGGGGCTCCGATCTCGGCGGAATCATCGCTCGCCAGCGAGACCCTCGGCGTGCAGTTGCTCGATCAGGGACTCCTCGACCACGACCAGTACCGCCAGGTCTCGGAGCACGTCAGCAAGCGCAAGGTGAAAGAAGGCGCGGCCCTCCTCGAGCTCGGGTTCATCGAACCCAAGAAGCTCTTCCTGGCGCTCAAGGAGCAGGTGCGGACCCGTCTGGTCGATTGCTTCGGCTGGCCGCGCGGTTCCTTCGTCGTCGAGCCCCAGGACGCCCCCTCGGAGAAGGCCCAGCCCTTCCGCGTCGACCTCCTGACCGTCATCCAGGACGGGATCGAGACCCACTGGAGCGCCGAGAACGTCATGCTCGCGCTCCAGCCCCACCTGAACGAGACCGTCGCGCGCAATCGGCGCCTGTCCCGCATCCAGGAGCGCCTGCTCTGGGACGACTCGGTGGCGGCGCTGATCGATGGCCTCGACGGGACGCGCACCTTCTGGCGCGCGCTCCAGAACGCGAAGACTCCGCGCGCGCTCGCCGCGGCCTGGCTGATCGACGCGATCCGCGCGGTCGACTACAGCGAGCCCCTCCCCGAGACCGAAGACACCGAAGAAGAGCCCGTCCTCGAGATCGAGCCGGAGATCGAGATCATCCTCACCGAGGAGGTCCAGGCCGAGGCCGCCGACGCCGCCCCCACGGCGGAAGCCGACGACGCGGGCGAGCGCGGCATGGACGAAGTGCTGATGCTCGAGGTGTCCCAGAAATACGTCGCACTGGCCGACCTCGACTACTACGAGCTGCTCGGGATCGAACAGAACGCGGCACCGGCGGACATCAAGAACGCCTACCGCGCCGCCGCGAAGCGCTATCACCCGGACGCCCTCGCCCGCGCCGGCCTCGACCGCGAGACCCAGGAGAAGGCGGGCAAGGTGTTCGCAGCCATCGGCAAGGCCCACAGCGTGCTGGTCGATCCGAACCGCCGACGCAGCTACGACGCCTCGCTCGAGTCCGACGAGACCGATCTCGACGCCGAGCGGCTCGCCGCGGCCGAGACGAACTACCGCAAGGGCGAGATCCTCATGCGGCAGGGCAACTTCAAGGGCGCCCTGGAGTTCCTGCGCCCGGCGGTCGAGCTCTGGCCCGAGGACGCCACCTACCAGGGCGCACTCGGCTGGGCGCTGTTCAAGGCGCCCCCGTCGGACCCGATCCGGGCGCGCCAGCACCTCGAACGCGGCTACGAGCTGGAGCCGCGCAACGCCGAGGTCGTGATGCACCTCTCGGTCGTACTCAAGGCACTCGGTGAGGTGGCGGCAGCGTCGAACCTGGCCCAGAAGGCGCGCGAGATCGATCCGAGCGTGGGCTGA
- a CDS encoding 4-vinyl reductase produces the protein MHTPCSDGSTPEIGFDPEAVLERDSRILLDPAFLATLHAELAGELDPDEQRTALLQMGFLHGLQDVTRALASTPDRGCHQTGPALAPPLRMPLRSSTDTHTPNAIRVEGSWPDQHEATAHLSAVGAGDHVVCYLSAGYTSGWLSGAFDVDLLAVEIECSATGADSCRFEAREVDAWEGDAVAAQSLSALPFEQFRALVRERFAREAGRDLPGEPGDLEAVERGAAAVHIWGPVMVLPYAGPDETLQAIELLARDPGAAEVTVIVLDLGGAIVDEAFGAMALEQLVQTAEAWGAETLFVDPSPLSDAVLADLEHPPLLTLKDLEPAIALAFQIARSQRRVA, from the coding sequence ATGCACACCCCCTGTTCCGACGGATCCACGCCCGAGATCGGCTTCGACCCGGAAGCCGTCCTCGAGCGCGATTCGCGCATCCTGCTCGACCCGGCGTTCCTGGCGACGCTGCACGCCGAGCTGGCCGGCGAGCTCGACCCCGACGAGCAGCGCACCGCGTTGCTCCAGATGGGGTTCCTGCACGGCCTCCAGGACGTGACACGCGCACTGGCGTCGACCCCCGACCGCGGCTGTCACCAGACCGGCCCGGCCCTGGCGCCACCGCTGCGGATGCCGTTGCGTTCGAGCACCGACACGCACACCCCGAACGCGATCCGGGTCGAGGGCAGCTGGCCCGACCAACACGAAGCGACGGCCCACCTCTCGGCCGTGGGCGCCGGCGACCACGTCGTCTGCTATCTGAGCGCCGGCTACACCTCGGGCTGGCTGTCCGGCGCCTTCGACGTGGACCTGCTCGCGGTCGAGATCGAGTGCAGTGCCACCGGGGCCGACAGCTGCCGCTTCGAGGCGCGCGAGGTCGACGCCTGGGAGGGCGACGCGGTCGCCGCCCAGAGTCTCTCCGCCCTGCCCTTCGAGCAATTCCGCGCCCTGGTCCGCGAACGCTTCGCGCGCGAAGCCGGTCGCGATCTCCCGGGCGAGCCCGGCGACCTCGAGGCCGTCGAGCGGGGCGCCGCCGCCGTGCACATCTGGGGTCCCGTGATGGTCCTGCCCTACGCGGGCCCGGACGAGACCCTGCAGGCGATCGAGCTCCTCGCGCGCGATCCGGGGGCGGCCGAGGTCACGGTCATCGTCCTGGACCTCGGCGGCGCCATCGTCGACGAGGCCTTCGGCGCGATGGCCCTCGAGCAGCTGGTCCAGACGGCCGAGGCCTGGGGAGCCGAGACCCTCTTCGTCGACCCCTCCCCGCTCTCGGATGCGGTGCTGGCCGACCTCGAACACCCACCGCTGCTGACCCTCAAGGATCTCGAGCCGGCGATCGCCCTGGCGTTCCAGATCGCGCGATCCCAGCGCCGCGTCGCCTGA
- a CDS encoding HD domain-containing phosphohydrolase, whose product MRHEHTVLFVDDEVNILKALQRLLRGEDMNVLVASRASEALELLDRYPTQVVVTDQRMPEMSGVDFLAQVREAHPEIVRMMLTGYTEMNVAVDAINRGEIYRLITKPWNDDELRATLRQAFDHSALKGEIKRLNHITREQNFKLQDMNRNLEEKVRDRTKQVAAKHQQLRTAYVQTIRTLSEAVDAKDAYTRGHSERVGVYASKIAREMNHPKDVIERVYIAGLLHDVGKIGVRDAVITKPDRLTPEEYEEIKAHPEIGYRILEPVEFLKDVAPCVRHHHEWYDGSDRGYPDRLRGDQIPLPSRIILVADTVEAMTSDRPYRKALSLEVVVSEIHKYTGTQFDPKVTAALLALLEREGEGFIKKGEKFDIYSFIQD is encoded by the coding sequence ATGCGACACGAACACACCGTCCTCTTCGTCGATGACGAGGTCAACATTCTGAAAGCGCTGCAGCGTCTGCTGCGCGGCGAGGACATGAACGTCCTGGTCGCCAGCCGCGCGAGTGAAGCGCTCGAGCTGCTCGACCGGTACCCGACCCAGGTCGTGGTCACCGACCAGCGCATGCCCGAGATGTCGGGCGTGGACTTCCTCGCCCAGGTGCGGGAGGCCCATCCCGAGATCGTGCGCATGATGCTGACGGGCTACACCGAGATGAACGTGGCCGTCGACGCGATCAATCGCGGCGAGATCTACCGGCTCATCACGAAGCCCTGGAACGACGACGAGCTGCGCGCCACGCTGCGCCAGGCCTTCGATCACTCGGCCCTGAAGGGCGAGATCAAGCGCCTGAACCACATCACGCGCGAGCAGAACTTCAAGCTCCAGGACATGAACCGGAACCTGGAAGAGAAGGTCCGCGACCGCACGAAGCAGGTGGCCGCGAAGCACCAGCAGCTGCGCACCGCCTACGTCCAGACGATCCGCACCCTCTCCGAGGCCGTCGACGCAAAGGACGCGTACACGCGCGGCCACTCGGAACGGGTCGGCGTGTACGCCTCGAAGATCGCGCGCGAGATGAACCACCCGAAGGACGTGATCGAGCGCGTCTACATCGCGGGACTCCTCCACGACGTCGGCAAGATCGGCGTTCGCGACGCCGTGATCACGAAGCCCGACCGGCTGACGCCCGAGGAGTACGAGGAGATCAAGGCGCACCCGGAGATCGGGTACCGGATCCTCGAGCCCGTCGAGTTCCTGAAGGACGTGGCGCCCTGCGTACGTCACCACCACGAGTGGTACGACGGCTCGGATCGTGGCTACCCGGATCGGCTGCGTGGCGACCAGATCCCGCTGCCGAGTCGCATCATCCTGGTTGCGGACACGGTGGAAGCCATGACCAGCGACCGCCCGTACCGCAAAGCGCTCTCGCTCGAGGTCGTGGTTTCGGAGATCCACAAGTACACCGGCACCCAGTTCGACCCGAAGGTGACGGCCGCCCTGCTCGCGCTCCTCGAGCGCGAGGGCGAAGGCTTCATCAAGAAGGGCGAGAAGTTCGACATCTACTCGTTCATCCAGGACTGA
- a CDS encoding cytochrome P450, with protein sequence MAQPSLRPELSLMDGRFYAEDPHPRFRWMRENEPVYWDEEAKLWGITRHADLLTCSKDSETYCNRFGMRPDSPPIPSMINFDGDYHKRRRNLVNRGFTPRRVAAHETKIRSLCAGLIENAKQRGAVDFVRDVAAPLPMIVIGDMLGVRPEDRDDLLRWSDDLIAGLSLSAPPEALAAAGLAAQEYATYCAAVVAERRANSPGDDLMSILVHAEIDGERLDDEALLQESLLILVGGDETTRHVITGGMYALLQHPEQWQALREGRVPIPQAVEEMLRWVTPIQNMARTVTRDVELQGRSLHEGDKLLLLYPSGNRDEAVFEEPDRFDITRDPNPHLAFGGYGAHFCLGSSLARLELRVMFEELTARVDTMTFDDDAAPPYRNSNFITGLEQMPVRMA encoded by the coding sequence TTGGCCCAACCGTCCCTGCGTCCCGAGCTGTCCCTGATGGACGGCCGCTTCTATGCCGAGGATCCGCACCCGCGCTTTCGCTGGATGCGGGAGAACGAGCCCGTCTACTGGGACGAGGAAGCGAAGCTCTGGGGCATCACCCGTCACGCGGATCTGCTCACGTGCTCGAAGGACAGCGAGACCTACTGCAACCGCTTCGGGATGCGCCCCGACTCGCCGCCGATCCCGTCGATGATCAACTTCGATGGCGACTACCACAAACGGCGCCGGAACCTGGTGAACCGCGGCTTCACGCCGCGCCGCGTGGCCGCCCACGAGACGAAGATCCGCAGTCTGTGTGCGGGCCTGATCGAGAACGCGAAGCAGCGGGGCGCGGTCGACTTCGTGCGCGACGTGGCTGCGCCGCTTCCGATGATCGTGATCGGCGACATGCTCGGGGTGCGCCCGGAGGACCGGGACGATCTGCTGCGCTGGTCCGACGACCTGATTGCGGGACTCTCGTTGTCGGCGCCGCCCGAGGCGCTCGCTGCGGCGGGCCTCGCGGCCCAGGAGTACGCGACCTATTGCGCCGCGGTGGTGGCCGAGCGGCGCGCGAACTCGCCGGGGGACGACCTGATGAGCATCCTGGTGCACGCCGAGATCGACGGGGAGCGCCTCGACGACGAGGCGCTGCTGCAGGAGTCCCTGCTGATCCTGGTGGGCGGCGACGAGACGACGCGCCACGTGATCACGGGGGGCATGTACGCCTTGCTCCAGCACCCCGAGCAGTGGCAGGCGCTGCGCGAGGGAAGGGTCCCGATCCCCCAGGCCGTCGAGGAGATGCTGCGCTGGGTCACGCCGATCCAGAACATGGCGCGCACCGTGACGCGGGACGTCGAGCTCCAGGGGCGCTCGCTACACGAGGGCGACAAGCTGTTGCTGCTCTATCCGTCCGGGAATCGGGACGAGGCCGTATTCGAGGAGCCGGACCGTTTCGACATCACCCGCGATCCGAACCCGCACCTGGCCTTCGGCGGCTACGGGGCGCATTTCTGTCTGGGGTCGTCGCTGGCGCGCCTCGAGCTGCGCGTGATGTTCGAAGAGCTCACGGCGCGAGTCGACACGATGACGTTCGACGACGACGCGGCGCCGCCCTACCGGAACTCGAACTTCATCACCGGGCTCGAGCAGATGCCCGTGCGGATGGCCTGA
- a CDS encoding enoyl-CoA hydratase-related protein → MAPQDLAFEVDADGVACITLDRPEARNAFSGAMGTALGEAYRRCDEDDAIRAVVLTGRGDSFCVGADMGAGEDTFAAQDASDFSAAAFDPPAFAVRKPVIAAVNGHAIGLGLSMTLQCDLRVFAAEGKYGIVQVRRGVMPDAYAHYTLPRIVGLSRAADLLLTGRKIDGAEALALGLASRVLPADEVLPAALEIARDMAIHAAPLSVAVTKRLLWESSALSPSDVERKETELHHHLMGRADAIEGVMAYLERRRPEWKLSVQRDWPAWPE, encoded by the coding sequence GTGGCCCCCCAAGATCTCGCCTTCGAAGTCGACGCCGACGGCGTCGCCTGCATCACCCTCGATCGCCCCGAGGCCCGCAACGCATTCAGCGGCGCGATGGGCACAGCCCTCGGCGAGGCGTACCGCCGCTGCGACGAGGACGACGCGATCCGCGCCGTGGTGCTGACCGGCCGGGGCGACAGTTTCTGCGTGGGCGCCGACATGGGCGCCGGCGAGGACACCTTCGCCGCCCAGGACGCGTCGGATTTCAGCGCGGCGGCCTTCGATCCGCCGGCGTTCGCGGTGCGCAAGCCGGTGATCGCCGCCGTCAACGGCCACGCGATCGGGCTCGGACTCTCCATGACCCTGCAGTGCGACCTCCGCGTGTTCGCCGCGGAAGGGAAGTACGGCATCGTGCAGGTCCGGCGCGGCGTGATGCCCGACGCCTACGCCCACTACACCCTGCCCCGCATCGTGGGCTTGAGTCGCGCGGCGGATCTGTTGCTGACCGGTCGCAAGATCGACGGCGCCGAGGCCCTGGCGCTGGGCCTCGCCTCGCGCGTGCTACCGGCGGACGAGGTGCTCCCGGCGGCGCTCGAGATCGCGCGCGACATGGCCATCCATGCCGCTCCGCTCTCGGTCGCGGTGACCAAGCGCCTGCTCTGGGAGAGCAGCGCCCTCAGCCCGAGCGACGTCGAGCGCAAGGAGACCGAGCTCCACCATCACCTGATGGGACGCGCCGACGCGATCGAGGGCGTGATGGCCTACCTGGAACGCCGCCGACCCGAGTGGAAACTGTCGGTCCAGCGCGACTGGCCTGCCTGGCCGGAATAG
- a CDS encoding PPOX class F420-dependent oxidoreductase — MSFEALDRQPYLSLRTFRRDGRGVDTPVWFGRDGDALFVFTAPDAGKVKRLRNSARAQVAVCNVSGGVRGPWADASAKLVDDAALAAQAHRVLQKKYGWQLRLTDLLSRLAGRIDQRRWIRITAADDR; from the coding sequence ATGTCCTTCGAAGCGCTCGACCGCCAACCCTACCTCTCCCTTCGCACCTTCCGTCGCGACGGGCGCGGCGTCGACACGCCGGTCTGGTTCGGACGCGACGGCGACGCGCTGTTCGTGTTCACCGCGCCGGACGCAGGCAAGGTGAAACGCCTGCGCAACAGCGCGCGCGCCCAGGTCGCTGTCTGCAACGTGTCCGGCGGCGTTCGGGGCCCCTGGGCGGACGCTTCCGCGAAGCTGGTGGACGACGCGGCGTTGGCCGCCCAAGCGCACCGCGTGCTGCAGAAGAAGTATGGTTGGCAGCTTCGTCTCACCGACCTGCTGTCGCGGCTCGCCGGGCGGATCGATCAGCGACGCTGGATCCGCATCACCGCCGCCGACGACCGCTGA